From Marinobacter alexandrii, one genomic window encodes:
- a CDS encoding ATP-binding protein has product MNSVLSTIINVGVSSEMPFDKSRQFRLVNISTLLAAGTTLPYIFIFFYKDIFLGIVALLFFLSFCSCLLLTKRRNYSKSRILLYVLSCTYLFVVSSALGRAASHHLMLIPVLLSIVLVFDFEEKSKLISLIGLVLFTFIALELTDFSLFSIPLTIQESRLFYYGSLSVAVLGSTTIGIFYFYLFGKQLEKNREMIETSKEIEHTINYFSSSLFGKNSVDEILWDVAKNCIGRLGFVDCVIYLLDESKQLLIQKAAFGSKNPYAFEIYKPMDIPVGDGIVGRVAETKEAIMIKDTSVDKRYIADDQRRLSELAVPLIYNQRIIGVIDSEHHKKDFFTIRHLNVLKTISSLCANKVAKAIADQEREQSIKIKAEVNRIKAFDQLKSKLFANVSHELRTPLTLIMGTIDKHIQSDVGDDWHVLRRHTDRLLRLINQLLDLSKIEASEYRLQKESGDIMKFLRVTLSLFSSLTYNRKITLKGTIPDDAVWLKFDKDALEKILFNLLSNAIKFTSENSTVELSAVYENGLILKISDQGLGIPKAEIDKVFDRYYQAKKNRSSGTGIGLSLTKELVELHEGTIKIESEPEEGSTFIVTLPLEKAEAELVTIDSPQETSSANSQASPSGNKELVLVVEDNLELSNHILEIFQSDFQLIQVFDGEEGIHLAQQRLPDLIVSDVMMQHTDGFELCQTLKENELTSHIPIILLTAKTGETDKLHGLHLGADDYIAKPFSAEELKIRIRNLLKLRKNLKDKFSQITTLNSDDIVITSVDEIFIKKVISTVEDSLHDEEFNVEDLCFQIGISRMQMHRKLTALTGKSTSAFIRQLRLQRATKLLAAGETSSQTAYAVGFNSLSYFTKVFKEEYGASPTEFMTKQS; this is encoded by the coding sequence ATGAATTCTGTCTTATCAACTATCATTAATGTAGGTGTTTCATCAGAAATGCCTTTTGATAAGTCCAGACAGTTTCGATTGGTTAATATTTCTACTTTACTAGCTGCAGGAACTACACTGCCGTATATTTTTATCTTTTTCTATAAAGATATCTTTCTTGGAATAGTGGCTCTCTTATTCTTTCTAAGTTTTTGTTCTTGCTTATTACTAACAAAACGAAGAAACTATTCAAAATCAAGGATTCTACTATACGTACTTTCATGCACTTATCTCTTCGTTGTATCATCTGCTTTAGGAAGAGCGGCAAGTCACCATTTGATGCTTATTCCAGTTTTGCTGAGTATCGTCCTGGTTTTTGATTTTGAAGAAAAGTCCAAACTTATTTCGCTTATTGGGTTGGTTTTATTCACTTTTATAGCTCTTGAGCTTACAGATTTTTCACTTTTCTCCATTCCCCTAACTATCCAGGAAAGTAGACTTTTCTACTACGGCAGCTTGTCTGTAGCTGTTCTTGGTTCTACGACTATTGGAATATTTTATTTCTACCTCTTTGGTAAACAATTAGAGAAAAATCGGGAGATGATAGAAACAAGTAAGGAAATCGAGCATACGATCAATTATTTTTCTTCCTCCCTATTTGGGAAGAATTCGGTTGATGAAATTTTATGGGATGTAGCCAAAAACTGTATCGGAAGACTAGGGTTCGTAGATTGTGTTATCTACTTGCTCGATGAAAGCAAGCAACTTCTCATTCAAAAGGCAGCTTTTGGAAGTAAGAATCCTTACGCATTTGAAATATATAAACCAATGGACATCCCAGTTGGGGATGGAATAGTTGGACGAGTGGCTGAGACGAAAGAGGCCATTATGATAAAGGACACTTCCGTGGATAAAAGATATATAGCCGACGATCAGAGACGATTGTCGGAGCTCGCTGTTCCACTGATTTACAATCAAAGGATAATTGGTGTCATTGATTCAGAGCATCATAAAAAAGACTTTTTTACTATTCGGCATCTGAATGTTCTGAAGACCATTTCTTCTTTATGCGCTAACAAAGTGGCCAAAGCAATAGCCGATCAAGAAAGGGAACAATCAATAAAAATCAAAGCTGAAGTAAACCGGATCAAAGCATTTGATCAATTAAAGTCAAAGCTTTTTGCGAATGTATCTCATGAATTAAGAACTCCATTGACGTTGATCATGGGAACGATTGACAAACACATTCAATCCGATGTAGGTGATGATTGGCATGTTCTCCGGAGGCATACAGACAGGCTGCTAAGGCTTATCAATCAGCTTTTGGACCTCTCAAAGATTGAGGCTAGTGAATACAGGCTTCAAAAAGAGTCAGGAGACATAATGAAGTTTCTTAGAGTCACTTTATCACTCTTCTCTTCGCTAACCTACAACAGAAAAATTACATTAAAAGGGACCATCCCTGATGATGCTGTTTGGCTAAAATTCGATAAAGATGCACTTGAAAAAATACTCTTCAACCTGCTCTCTAATGCCATAAAATTTACCTCTGAAAACTCAACTGTAGAGCTTTCAGCTGTTTATGAAAACGGACTTATTTTAAAAATATCTGATCAGGGTTTAGGAATTCCTAAAGCAGAAATTGATAAGGTTTTTGACAGGTATTATCAAGCAAAGAAGAATCGAAGTTCTGGAACAGGTATAGGCCTGTCCTTGACTAAAGAACTCGTTGAGTTACATGAAGGAACGATCAAAATAGAGAGTGAACCTGAGGAAGGATCTACTTTCATTGTGACCCTACCTCTAGAAAAAGCAGAAGCTGAACTAGTAACGATTGATTCACCACAAGAAACAAGCTCCGCCAATAGCCAGGCTAGTCCAAGTGGGAATAAAGAACTTGTTCTTGTCGTCGAAGACAATCTCGAACTATCCAATCATATTTTAGAAATTTTTCAGTCAGATTTTCAACTCATTCAAGTCTTTGATGGAGAAGAAGGGATTCACTTAGCTCAGCAAAGACTTCCTGATCTGATAGTCAGTGATGTCATGATGCAGCATACAGATGGATTCGAGCTATGCCAGACATTGAAAGAGAATGAACTGACCAGTCATATACCTATTATTTTGTTAACTGCTAAAACTGGAGAAACTGATAAACTACATGGGCTACACTTGGGTGCGGACGATTACATCGCTAAGCCATTTAGTGCTGAGGAACTCAAGATTCGAATTCGAAATCTTTTAAAATTACGAAAAAACCTAAAGGACAAATTCAGTCAAATCACTACACTGAATTCGGATGATATAGTGATAACCAGTGTAGATGAAATCTTTATTAAAAAGGTGATTTCTACAGTAGAAGATAGTTTGCATGACGAAGAATTTAATGTCGAGGATCTATGTTTTCAAATTGGCATAAGCAGGATGCAAATGCATAGAAAACTCACAGCTTTGACAGGTAAGTCTACTTCAGCTTTTATTAGACAACTCAGACTTCAAAGAGCAACTAAACTATTAGCAGCTGGAGAAACATCCTCCCAAACAGCCTATGCTGTTGGCTTTAACAGCCTCTCCTACTTTACTAAAGTTTTTAAAGAAGAGTATGGAGCCTCTCCTACGGAATTCATGACTAAACAGTCTTAG
- a CDS encoding 7TM diverse intracellular signaling domain-containing protein — MIKAFLYLFLIQSIGSSNGDHLYLDGDRDEFLRPINTLDILIDSIGVLTFDDVLSRSEKFEVHDQFKPKDYCVTCTYWVKLTLEIPVKSEGQWMIEFYDQTIDSITAYIPKVSDGYQKDEAGDYFPFGEKSFAHKNFEWLINSDIKGKQEVYFRVKSHSYADIRLAVRTVNRFVYYSLNEYFLYGIFYGMIFIVSIYNLLIFSAIRERKYLYYTFYIASVFVYAMCVDGIAYQYLWPNLPGWNQIAYGTALFSLIFWSLLFTRRFLNTKVRSPRLHKILTWTIIIRTVIFVIALLFDHELFEYRNIELIPMTLIFYSSIRVWYKGYKPARFFVLAYGMLFLGFLIKALLFLSIIPFIILSYYSLHVCFLLEMLFLTFALSDRVRILKDNRDRALKRSIAQHKENAELKDKVNRELEEKIGERTKQLEEKNMELAETNQQLFQQTEAINKINSKLDLDNWKLKNNIKEVLQDRLINKNLTYEQFNEIFPSELTCLNFLDKLKWGNGFHCIKCENKKFSKGHHTFSKRCTKCGYDESITSNTIFHRVKFPLEKAFYILYIMSHDANEYTLDELSEMLNLRRNTIWNFKKKIAEKYQDEESKFQVKNIFSLHLDTSDYQK, encoded by the coding sequence ATGATAAAGGCATTTTTATACCTTTTTTTAATCCAGTCAATAGGTTCATCAAATGGTGATCATCTCTACTTAGATGGTGATCGTGATGAATTTCTTCGACCGATAAATACACTTGATATCTTAATAGATAGTATTGGAGTATTGACATTCGATGATGTGCTAAGTAGATCTGAGAAATTTGAAGTGCATGATCAATTCAAGCCCAAAGATTACTGTGTGACATGTACCTATTGGGTTAAGCTAACATTAGAAATACCAGTAAAATCAGAAGGGCAGTGGATGATAGAGTTTTATGATCAAACCATTGATAGTATTACTGCATACATCCCTAAAGTAAGCGATGGATACCAGAAAGATGAAGCTGGAGACTATTTTCCTTTCGGTGAGAAATCCTTTGCTCATAAAAATTTTGAATGGCTAATTAATTCAGATATTAAAGGAAAGCAAGAGGTGTACTTCCGTGTCAAGTCTCATTCCTATGCCGACATTCGGCTAGCTGTTAGAACAGTAAATCGTTTTGTTTACTACTCTTTAAATGAATATTTCCTCTATGGCATTTTCTATGGGATGATCTTTATCGTTTCCATATACAATCTCCTGATTTTTTCTGCAATCAGAGAGCGCAAGTACCTTTATTACACCTTCTACATTGCAAGTGTATTTGTGTACGCTATGTGCGTTGATGGCATTGCCTATCAATATTTGTGGCCCAATCTACCAGGGTGGAATCAAATAGCTTACGGCACAGCTCTGTTTTCATTGATATTCTGGTCGCTATTGTTTACCAGGCGCTTTCTTAATACGAAAGTCAGGTCACCCAGATTACATAAGATCTTAACATGGACAATCATTATCAGGACAGTCATATTTGTTATTGCCTTGCTTTTTGATCATGAGCTTTTTGAGTATCGAAATATAGAATTGATCCCCATGACCTTGATTTTCTACAGCAGCATACGCGTTTGGTATAAGGGATATAAGCCAGCAAGGTTTTTCGTATTAGCCTATGGCATGCTTTTTCTTGGTTTCTTGATCAAGGCATTGTTGTTTCTGTCTATCATCCCTTTCATCATACTTTCTTACTACAGTCTGCATGTCTGCTTTTTGTTGGAAATGTTGTTTCTAACATTTGCGCTTAGTGATCGAGTAAGAATACTAAAAGACAATCGAGATAGAGCTTTGAAAAGATCCATTGCGCAGCATAAAGAAAATGCTGAACTAAAAGATAAAGTGAATAGAGAACTGGAAGAAAAAATCGGGGAACGAACCAAGCAGCTTGAAGAGAAAAACATGGAGTTAGCAGAGACCAATCAGCAACTGTTTCAGCAAACAGAAGCTATCAATAAAATCAATTCCAAACTTGATTTGGACAATTGGAAACTGAAGAACAATATCAAGGAAGTTTTGCAAGATCGATTGATTAATAAAAACCTTACGTATGAGCAGTTCAATGAAATATTTCCGAGTGAATTGACCTGTTTAAACTTTTTGGATAAGCTTAAATGGGGAAATGGGTTTCATTGCATCAAGTGTGAAAACAAGAAATTTTCCAAAGGCCATCACACGTTCTCGAAGAGGTGTACCAAGTGCGGCTATGATGAATCAATTACCAGTAATACTATTTTCCATCGAGTAAAATTTCCTTTAGAAAAAGCATTTTATATCCTATATATCATGAGTCATGATGCGAATGAATATACATTAGATGAGCTGTCTGAAATGCTTAATCTTAGAAGAAATACTATATGGAATTTCAAGAAAAAAATTGCTGAAAAATATCAAGATGAAGAATCGAAGTTTCAAGTAAAGAATATTTTCAGCTTGCATTTGGATACTTCAGATTATCAGAAATAG